A single Agrococcus sp. ARC_14 DNA region contains:
- a CDS encoding FAD-binding monooxygenase yields the protein MQFHHHGYVSTDPRVQPAAGIGLDRPEHLPDEVDVLIVGTGPAGMITAAQLAQFPDVNVRIIERRPERLAIGQADGIQARSVETFQAFGFAEAITAEAYWITEMAFWSPDAADPARIVKTSSPLDDPAGISEFKHLIVNQARVLDHFAAAALNAPGRVRPDYGWEFQSLEVDDHGEFPVVVQLLGTAHEQEGRQRTIRAKYVVGADGARSGVRRSIGCTLTGQSANHAWGVMDVLAVTDFPDIRTKCAIQSASGGNILLIPREGGYLFRMYVDLGEVSEGSDGAVRTTPIEEIIRKANDIIAPYTLDVKHVAWSSVYEVGHRITDRFDDVLPEDRGSRTPRVFITGDACHTHSAKAGQGMNVSMQDGFNIGWKLGHVLDGRAPESLLDTYSGERQVVAQNLIDFDKEWSTLMAKPASEFENPQAVSDFYTATAEFPAGFMTQYEPSQIVGDASHQELATGFPIGKRFKSARVARVADTNPLHLGHRHTADGRYRLYVFADAATPAEASATRALADWLETSPESPIAVHTPAGRDSSALLDVTVIYQQGHHDVVMNDVPDAFKPIVGPFRLVNLENVFATLPDDDIFDVRGISRAGAIVVVRPDQYVAAVLPLTATTELAAYFRGALLPAAP from the coding sequence GTGCAGTTCCACCACCACGGATACGTGTCCACCGACCCGCGCGTGCAGCCCGCCGCCGGCATCGGACTCGACCGGCCCGAGCATCTCCCCGACGAGGTCGACGTGCTGATCGTCGGCACCGGCCCCGCGGGCATGATCACCGCCGCGCAGCTCGCCCAGTTCCCCGATGTCAACGTGCGCATCATCGAGCGCCGCCCCGAGCGGCTCGCGATCGGCCAGGCCGACGGCATCCAGGCCCGCAGCGTCGAGACGTTCCAGGCGTTCGGCTTCGCGGAGGCCATCACGGCAGAGGCCTACTGGATCACCGAGATGGCGTTCTGGAGCCCCGACGCCGCGGACCCCGCGCGCATCGTCAAGACCTCGAGCCCGCTCGACGATCCCGCAGGCATCAGCGAGTTCAAGCACCTCATCGTCAACCAGGCGCGCGTGCTCGACCACTTCGCGGCAGCAGCCCTGAACGCGCCGGGGCGCGTGCGGCCGGACTACGGATGGGAGTTCCAGAGCCTCGAGGTCGACGACCATGGCGAGTTCCCCGTCGTCGTGCAGCTGCTCGGCACCGCGCACGAGCAGGAGGGTCGGCAGCGCACGATCCGCGCGAAGTATGTGGTCGGCGCCGACGGCGCCCGCAGCGGCGTGCGCCGCTCGATCGGCTGCACGCTCACCGGCCAGTCCGCCAACCACGCGTGGGGCGTCATGGACGTGCTCGCCGTCACCGACTTCCCCGACATCCGCACGAAGTGTGCGATCCAGTCCGCCTCCGGCGGCAACATCCTGCTCATCCCGCGCGAGGGCGGCTACCTCTTCCGCATGTACGTCGACCTCGGCGAGGTGTCGGAGGGCAGCGACGGCGCGGTGCGCACGACGCCCATCGAGGAGATCATCCGCAAGGCGAACGACATCATCGCGCCCTACACGCTCGACGTGAAGCACGTGGCCTGGAGCAGCGTCTACGAGGTCGGTCATCGCATCACCGACCGCTTCGACGACGTGCTGCCCGAGGACCGCGGCAGCCGCACACCGCGCGTGTTCATCACCGGCGACGCCTGCCACACCCACAGCGCCAAGGCCGGCCAGGGCATGAACGTGTCGATGCAGGACGGCTTCAACATCGGCTGGAAGCTCGGCCACGTGCTCGACGGACGCGCACCGGAGAGCCTGCTCGACACGTACTCGGGCGAGCGCCAGGTGGTGGCGCAGAACCTCATCGACTTCGACAAGGAGTGGTCGACGCTGATGGCGAAGCCGGCGAGCGAGTTCGAGAACCCCCAGGCGGTCTCCGACTTCTACACTGCGACGGCCGAGTTCCCCGCGGGCTTCATGACGCAGTACGAGCCCTCGCAGATCGTCGGCGATGCCAGCCACCAGGAGCTCGCGACCGGCTTCCCGATCGGCAAGCGCTTCAAGTCGGCTCGCGTCGCGCGCGTCGCCGACACGAACCCGCTGCACCTCGGCCACCGCCACACGGCCGACGGGCGCTACCGCCTCTACGTCTTCGCCGACGCGGCGACGCCGGCAGAGGCATCCGCCACCCGTGCCCTCGCCGACTGGCTCGAGACCTCGCCTGAGTCGCCGATCGCAGTCCACACGCCCGCGGGGCGCGATTCGAGCGCGCTGCTCGACGTGACGGTGATCTACCAACAGGGCCACCACGACGTGGTCATGAATGACGTGCCGGATGCGTTCAAGCCGATCGTCGGACCGTTCCGACTCGTCAACCTCGAGAACGTCTTCGCGACGCTGCCGGACGATGACATCTTCGACGTGCGCGGCATCTCGCGCGCCGGCGCGATCGTGGTGGTGCGGCCCGACCAGTACGTCGCGGCCGTGCTGCCCCTGACGGCCACGACGGAGCTCGCAGCCTACTTCCGCGGCGCGCTGCTGCCGGCCGCGCCGTAG
- a CDS encoding malate dehydrogenase — protein MTAPITVAVTGGAGQIGYQLLFRIAAGDMLGPEQPVRLRILEIPDALPALDGVVMELHDAAFPLLASVDTTADAAVAFEGADHALLVGARPRSKGMERGDLLAANGAIFAAQGRAIQEHASAGIRITVTGNPANTNALIAAAAAPDIPHERFSALTRLDHNRAIAQLAAKTGAAVADIRRMIVWGNHSATQVPDVTHALVAGQPAVDLVERAWVTGQFVPTVANRGAAVIEARGASSAASAASATVDHVRSWAHGTAADDWTSMSVISRGEYGVPEGLVSSFPVTTAGGEWSIVEGLALDADVRAQLDASVQELSGERDAVRELGFLDS, from the coding sequence ATGACCGCACCCATCACCGTCGCCGTCACCGGCGGCGCAGGCCAGATCGGCTACCAGCTGCTGTTCCGCATCGCCGCAGGCGACATGCTCGGGCCCGAGCAGCCCGTGCGGCTGCGCATCCTCGAGATCCCCGACGCGCTGCCCGCGCTCGACGGCGTCGTGATGGAGCTGCACGACGCGGCGTTCCCGCTGCTGGCGTCGGTGGACACGACCGCGGATGCGGCGGTCGCCTTCGAGGGGGCCGATCACGCGCTGCTCGTGGGCGCGAGGCCGCGCAGCAAGGGGATGGAGCGCGGTGATCTGCTGGCGGCCAACGGCGCCATCTTCGCCGCGCAGGGACGCGCGATCCAGGAGCACGCGAGTGCCGGCATCCGCATCACCGTCACGGGCAACCCGGCCAACACGAACGCCCTGATCGCGGCGGCTGCGGCGCCGGACATCCCGCACGAGCGCTTCTCGGCGCTCACGCGCCTCGACCACAACCGGGCGATCGCACAGCTGGCCGCGAAGACCGGCGCGGCCGTGGCCGACATCCGCCGCATGATCGTGTGGGGCAACCACTCGGCGACGCAGGTGCCCGACGTGACGCACGCGCTCGTCGCCGGGCAGCCGGCGGTCGACCTGGTGGAGCGCGCCTGGGTGACGGGCCAGTTCGTGCCGACGGTCGCGAACCGCGGCGCGGCGGTCATCGAGGCGCGCGGCGCGTCGTCCGCGGCATCCGCGGCCTCGGCGACGGTCGACCACGTGCGCTCATGGGCGCATGGCACGGCGGCAGACGACTGGACCTCGATGTCGGTGATCTCGCGGGGCGAGTACGGCGTGCCGGAAGGGCTCGTCTCCTCGTTCCCCGTGACGACCGCGGGCGGCGAGTGGTCGATCGTGGAGGGTCTGGCCCTCGATGCCGACGTGCGCGCCCAGCTCGACGCCTCGGTCCAGGAGCTCTCCGGCGAGCGCGACGCGGTGCGCGAGCTCGGCTTCCTCGACAGCTAG
- a CDS encoding magnesium and cobalt transport protein CorA, whose translation MPIADASVWAGGARVVEDVAFDRVFETASERGGFAWIDLVEPSEQELRAVADELDLHHLVVEDVVARGQRTKLETYGALDYCVVHRVLHRGDELVDREVHAIVTDRCIVTISWGGRRGLARVRDRVRAGMGALEATPQTVLYAVLDEAADELDVLAREVHEQIEGVEDVFFGQEHPPTVDIYRAMRRVLALQRAAEPMSAVVGRMAERIGEEHLELRRHLRDVDDHARRTAARLAGDRDLLASMLQLASARVAERQNDEMRAITEQQILQNEQMKKITSWAAIIFAPTLIAGIYGMNFTHMPELHWLLGYPFAVALMVVFAGGLFLAFKRRHWL comes from the coding sequence ATGCCCATCGCTGACGCATCCGTCTGGGCCGGCGGCGCCCGCGTGGTCGAGGATGTGGCCTTCGACCGCGTGTTCGAGACGGCGTCCGAGCGCGGCGGGTTCGCCTGGATCGACCTGGTGGAGCCGAGCGAGCAGGAGCTGCGAGCGGTCGCCGACGAGCTCGACCTGCATCACCTCGTGGTCGAGGATGTCGTGGCGCGCGGCCAGCGGACGAAGCTGGAGACCTACGGAGCGCTGGACTACTGCGTCGTGCATCGGGTGCTGCATCGGGGCGACGAGCTCGTCGACCGCGAGGTGCACGCCATCGTGACCGACCGCTGCATCGTGACGATCTCGTGGGGCGGCAGGCGTGGACTCGCGCGCGTGCGGGACCGCGTGCGGGCCGGCATGGGCGCGCTCGAGGCCACGCCGCAGACGGTGCTCTACGCCGTGCTCGACGAGGCCGCCGACGAGCTCGACGTGCTGGCGAGGGAGGTGCACGAGCAGATCGAGGGCGTCGAGGATGTCTTCTTCGGCCAGGAGCATCCGCCGACCGTCGACATCTATCGGGCGATGCGTCGGGTGCTCGCGCTTCAACGTGCCGCGGAGCCGATGAGCGCTGTGGTCGGCCGGATGGCCGAGCGGATCGGCGAGGAGCACCTCGAGCTGCGGCGCCACCTCCGCGATGTCGACGACCACGCGCGCCGCACCGCGGCCAGGCTGGCGGGCGACCGCGACCTGCTGGCGAGCATGCTGCAGCTGGCGTCCGCGCGCGTGGCCGAGCGGCAGAACGACGAGATGCGAGCCATCACCGAGCAGCAGATCCTGCAGAACGAGCAGATGAAGAAGATCACCTCATGGGCGGCGATCATCTTCGCGCCCACGCTGATCGCCGGCATCTACGGCATGAACTTCACGCACATGCCAGAGCTGCACTGGCTGCTCGGCTACCCGTTCGCGGTCGCGCTCATGGTCGTCTTCGCCGGCGGCCTCTTCCTGGCGTTCAAGCGGCGGCACTGGCTCTGA
- the leuC gene encoding 3-isopropylmalate dehydratase large subunit has translation MGKTLAEKVWDDHVVVKGEDGAPDLIYIDLHLVHEVTSPQAFDGLRQAGRPMRRTDLTVATEDHNTPTLEIDKPIQDPTSRKQIETLRTNAAEFGVRIHSLGDKEQGIVHLVGPQLGLTLPGITVVCGDSHTSTHGAFGAMAFGIGTSEVEHVMATQTLPLKPFKTMAINVEGELRPGVTAKDIILAVIAKIGTGGGAGYVFEYRGSAIRALSVEGRMTICNMSIEAGARAGMVAPDETTFAYVKDKPHAPKGADWDAAVEYWKSLPTDDDAVFDAEILLDANELEPFVTWGTNPGQGASLSGEVPAPESFADPNDRAAAERALEYMDLQPGTKLKDIPVDTVFIGSCTNSRVEDLTAAADIIRGKKKADGVRVMVVPGSARVRLEAEALGLDTVFKEFGAEWRFAGCSMCLGMNPDQLAPGERCASTSNRNFEGRQGKGGRTHLVSPLVAAATAIRGTLSSPWDLEHGEHHVADATTTVEEA, from the coding sequence ATGGGCAAGACACTCGCTGAGAAGGTGTGGGACGACCACGTCGTGGTGAAGGGCGAGGACGGCGCGCCCGATCTCATCTACATCGACCTCCACCTCGTGCACGAGGTCACGAGCCCGCAGGCCTTCGACGGGCTGCGCCAGGCCGGTCGCCCGATGCGCCGCACCGACCTCACGGTCGCGACCGAGGATCACAACACGCCGACCCTCGAGATCGACAAGCCCATCCAGGATCCGACCAGCCGCAAGCAGATCGAGACGCTGCGCACGAACGCCGCCGAGTTCGGCGTGCGCATCCACTCGCTGGGCGACAAGGAGCAGGGCATCGTGCACCTGGTCGGCCCGCAGCTGGGCCTCACGCTGCCCGGCATCACGGTCGTCTGCGGCGACTCGCACACCTCGACGCACGGCGCCTTCGGGGCGATGGCCTTCGGCATCGGCACGAGCGAGGTCGAGCACGTCATGGCCACGCAGACCCTGCCGCTCAAGCCCTTCAAGACGATGGCGATCAACGTCGAGGGCGAGCTGCGCCCGGGCGTCACCGCCAAGGACATCATCCTCGCGGTGATCGCGAAGATCGGCACCGGCGGCGGCGCAGGCTACGTCTTCGAGTACCGCGGCAGCGCCATCCGCGCCCTCTCGGTCGAAGGCCGCATGACGATCTGCAACATGTCGATCGAGGCGGGTGCCCGCGCCGGCATGGTCGCGCCCGACGAGACCACCTTCGCCTACGTCAAGGACAAGCCGCACGCACCGAAGGGCGCCGACTGGGATGCCGCGGTCGAGTACTGGAAGTCACTCCCGACCGATGACGACGCGGTCTTCGACGCAGAGATCCTCCTCGACGCGAACGAGCTCGAGCCCTTCGTCACCTGGGGCACGAATCCCGGTCAGGGCGCCTCGCTCTCCGGCGAGGTGCCGGCTCCCGAGTCGTTCGCAGACCCGAACGACCGCGCCGCCGCCGAGCGTGCGCTCGAGTACATGGATCTGCAGCCGGGCACGAAGCTCAAGGACATCCCGGTCGACACCGTCTTCATCGGCTCCTGCACGAACTCGCGCGTCGAGGACCTCACCGCCGCCGCCGACATCATCCGCGGCAAGAAGAAGGCGGATGGGGTGCGCGTCATGGTCGTGCCGGGCTCGGCACGGGTGCGGCTCGAGGCAGAGGCGCTCGGCCTCGACACGGTCTTCAAGGAGTTCGGCGCGGAGTGGCGCTTCGCGGGCTGCTCGATGTGTCTGGGCATGAACCCCGACCAGCTCGCGCCCGGCGAGCGCTGCGCATCCACCTCGAACCGCAACTTCGAGGGCCGCCAGGGCAAGGGTGGCCGCACGCACCTGGTCTCGCCGCTGGTGGCGGCGGCGACCGCGATCCGCGGCACCCTCTCGAGCCCGTGGGATCTCGAGCATGGCGAGCACCACGTCGCGGATGCGACGACGACGGTCGAGGAGGCCTGA
- the leuD gene encoding 3-isopropylmalate dehydratase small subunit has translation MEKISSLTGTIVPLERSNVDTDQIIPAVFLKRVTKTGYDDALFHSWRQDPDFVLNQEPYKHGGILVVGHDFGTGSSREHAVWALRDFGFTAVLGPRFGEIFRGNAGKQGLLVGQISEASLEALWAAARETTGAEVTVDLEARTATAAGATHDFQIDDYTRWRLLEGLDDIALTLRDEAAITAFEADRPAWMPTTQPVREGTQ, from the coding sequence ATGGAGAAGATCAGCAGCCTGACGGGCACGATCGTGCCGCTGGAGCGCTCCAACGTCGACACCGACCAGATCATCCCCGCGGTGTTCCTCAAGCGCGTCACGAAGACCGGCTACGACGACGCCCTCTTCCACTCGTGGCGGCAGGATCCCGACTTCGTGCTCAACCAGGAGCCCTACAAGCACGGCGGCATCCTCGTCGTCGGGCACGACTTCGGCACCGGCTCGAGCCGCGAGCACGCCGTGTGGGCGCTGCGCGACTTCGGCTTCACGGCCGTGCTCGGCCCGCGCTTCGGCGAGATCTTCCGCGGCAACGCCGGCAAGCAGGGCCTGCTCGTCGGCCAGATCTCGGAGGCCTCCCTCGAGGCGCTCTGGGCCGCAGCGCGTGAGACCACCGGCGCAGAGGTCACGGTCGACCTCGAGGCGCGCACCGCGACCGCCGCGGGCGCGACCCACGACTTCCAGATCGATGACTACACTCGCTGGCGCCTGCTCGAGGGCCTCGACGACATCGCTCTGACACTCCGAGACGAAGCCGCGATCACGGCCTTCGAAGCCGACCGTCCTGCATGGATGCCCACGACGCAGCCCGTCAGGGAAGGAACCCAGTGA
- the murA gene encoding UDP-N-acetylglucosamine 1-carboxyvinyltransferase, producing the protein MNVDRITVRGGKPLMGRIQMKGAKNLVTKAMVAALLGEGPSELRSVPEISDVRVVQGLLELHGVTVERDGDTLRLDPANVRTAHETSINAHAGSSRIPILFCGPLLHQLGEAFIPDLGGCHIGDRPIDFHLEVLRNFGAVVEKLPSGIRMTAPNGLHGAKIDLPYPSVGATEQVLLGAVRAKGRTELTGAAVEPEIMDLIAILQKMGAEIQVDTDRTIRIEGVDKLVGYSHTALFDRNEAASWACAALATSGDIFLEGARQPEMTTFLNVYRKAGGAFQIEDDGIRFWHPGGDLKPVVVETDVHPGFMTDWQQPLVVALAKANGISIVHETVYEQRFGFTEALVEMGARIQIHTDCLGSHACRFGQRNYEHSAVIAGPVELHGADITVPDLRGGFSHLVAALTAEGTSRISNVGIIARGYERFIEKLETLGADFDVEG; encoded by the coding sequence ATGAACGTCGACCGCATCACGGTGCGCGGCGGCAAGCCACTCATGGGGCGCATCCAGATGAAGGGTGCCAAGAACCTCGTCACCAAGGCGATGGTCGCGGCGCTGCTGGGCGAGGGGCCCTCCGAGCTGCGCAGCGTGCCAGAGATCAGCGACGTCCGCGTCGTGCAGGGCCTGCTCGAGCTCCACGGCGTCACGGTCGAGCGCGACGGCGACACGCTGCGGCTCGACCCGGCCAACGTGCGCACCGCGCACGAGACGTCGATCAACGCGCACGCCGGCTCCAGCCGCATCCCCATCCTCTTCTGCGGCCCGCTGCTCCACCAGCTGGGCGAGGCGTTCATCCCCGACCTCGGCGGCTGCCACATCGGCGATCGCCCGATCGACTTCCACCTCGAGGTGCTGCGCAACTTCGGCGCGGTCGTCGAGAAGCTGCCCAGCGGCATCCGGATGACGGCGCCCAACGGGCTGCACGGCGCCAAGATCGACCTGCCGTACCCCTCGGTGGGCGCGACCGAGCAGGTGCTGCTCGGCGCCGTCCGCGCGAAGGGCCGCACCGAGCTCACCGGCGCCGCCGTCGAGCCCGAGATCATGGACCTCATCGCGATCCTGCAGAAGATGGGCGCCGAGATCCAGGTCGACACCGACCGCACCATCCGCATCGAGGGCGTCGACAAGCTCGTCGGCTACAGCCACACGGCGCTCTTCGATCGCAACGAAGCCGCCTCCTGGGCCTGCGCGGCGCTCGCGACCAGCGGTGACATCTTCCTCGAGGGCGCACGCCAGCCCGAGATGACGACCTTCCTCAACGTCTACCGCAAGGCAGGCGGCGCCTTCCAGATCGAAGACGATGGCATCCGCTTCTGGCACCCCGGTGGCGACCTGAAGCCCGTGGTGGTGGAGACGGATGTGCACCCCGGCTTCATGACGGACTGGCAGCAGCCGCTCGTCGTGGCCCTCGCGAAGGCGAACGGCATCTCGATCGTGCACGAGACGGTCTACGAGCAGCGCTTCGGGTTCACGGAGGCGCTCGTGGAGATGGGTGCGCGCATCCAGATCCACACCGACTGCCTCGGGAGCCACGCGTGCCGCTTCGGGCAGCGCAACTACGAGCACTCCGCCGTCATCGCCGGCCCCGTCGAGCTGCACGGCGCTGACATCACGGTGCCCGACCTGCGGGGCGGCTTCAGCCACCTGGTGGCCGCGCTGACGGCAGAGGGCACGAGCCGCATCTCGAACGTCGGCATCATCGCCCGCGGCTACGAGCGCTTCATCGAGAAGCTGGAGACGCTGGGCGCAGACTTCGACGTGGAGGGCTGA
- a CDS encoding lysophospholipid acyltransferase family protein, which produces MALPGRPPKGELSGVYRGLAAAVIPPMMAMAKLHIRGHEHIPTTGAFVLSPNHYSEIDPIVMAIAIWKSGRVPRFMAKASLFEIPVVGRILKAAGQIPVERTGRPSAHGQAMDAARTLVRDELGVIIYPEGSLTRDPQLWPMRGKTGAVRMALEAGVPLIPAAHWGTQHLMPRYGKGIRPFPRKHIQILFGPPVDLSEFAGRTDQRAMNAATDRVMDAIAGLLGELRGETPPAQRHDPSAHGQAATGRFVDGPGGGTDAAAGTGDAPEPKDG; this is translated from the coding sequence ATGGCGCTGCCCGGCCGCCCGCCGAAGGGCGAGCTCAGCGGCGTCTACCGCGGGCTCGCCGCGGCGGTCATCCCACCGATGATGGCGATGGCGAAGCTGCACATCCGCGGCCACGAGCACATCCCGACGACGGGCGCGTTCGTGCTCTCGCCGAACCACTACAGCGAGATCGACCCGATCGTGATGGCGATCGCCATCTGGAAGTCGGGCCGGGTGCCGCGCTTCATGGCCAAGGCGAGCCTGTTCGAGATCCCGGTGGTCGGGCGCATCCTCAAGGCGGCGGGCCAGATCCCCGTCGAGCGCACCGGTCGGCCGAGCGCGCACGGGCAGGCGATGGATGCCGCGCGCACCCTGGTGCGCGACGAGCTCGGCGTGATCATCTACCCGGAGGGCTCGCTCACCCGAGACCCGCAGCTGTGGCCCATGCGCGGCAAGACGGGCGCCGTGCGCATGGCGCTCGAGGCAGGGGTGCCGCTCATCCCGGCGGCCCACTGGGGCACGCAGCACCTCATGCCGCGCTACGGCAAGGGCATCCGCCCGTTTCCCCGCAAGCACATCCAGATCCTCTTCGGCCCGCCCGTCGACCTCTCCGAGTTCGCGGGGCGCACCGACCAGCGGGCGATGAACGCAGCGACCGACCGCGTGATGGATGCGATCGCGGGGCTCCTGGGCGAGCTGCGCGGCGAGACCCCGCCCGCTCAGCGCCACGACCCATCCGCCCACGGGCAGGCGGCCACGGGCCGCTTCGTCGATGGCCCCGGCGGCGGGACCGACGCGGCCGCGGGCACCGGTGACGCACCGGAGCCGAAGGATGGCTGA
- a CDS encoding NAD(P)H-dependent glycerol-3-phosphate dehydrogenase produces MADAVVLGAGSWGTTFAKALADGGADTVLWARRPEAAREIDEARRNTRYLPGITLPATLRATSDIRLALAGASQVYLAVPSQQLRQLLREHGEAIEPGVPIVSLMKGVEAESRMRMSEVIAQELQLDSARIAVVSGPNLALEIAQEHPTAAVVSSTSAETARAVAKRARNDYFHSFINTDVIGTEFGGVLKNLVALAIGIVDGVGYGENTKASIITRGLAEVTDFAVAHGAERETLAGLAGLGDLIATCASPLSRNFTAGRLLGMGYSRTDVVARMEQVAEGLASVDPVAQLAAAKGVRMPILEQVKLVLDGGMDPRDIAPHLTTDDEPIEE; encoded by the coding sequence ATGGCTGACGCCGTCGTCCTGGGCGCAGGCAGCTGGGGCACGACGTTCGCCAAGGCGCTCGCAGACGGCGGGGCCGACACCGTGCTGTGGGCGCGCAGGCCGGAGGCCGCGCGCGAGATCGACGAGGCCCGTCGCAACACGCGCTACCTGCCGGGCATCACCCTGCCCGCGACCCTGCGCGCGACGAGCGACATCCGCCTCGCGCTCGCCGGCGCATCCCAGGTCTATCTCGCGGTGCCCAGCCAGCAGCTTCGTCAGCTGCTGCGTGAGCACGGTGAGGCGATCGAGCCTGGCGTTCCGATCGTGAGCCTCATGAAGGGCGTCGAGGCGGAGTCGCGCATGCGCATGAGCGAGGTCATCGCCCAGGAGCTGCAGCTCGACAGCGCACGCATCGCGGTCGTCTCGGGCCCGAACCTCGCGCTCGAGATCGCGCAGGAGCATCCGACGGCGGCCGTGGTCTCCTCGACGAGCGCCGAGACGGCGCGCGCGGTCGCGAAGCGCGCCCGCAACGACTACTTCCACTCCTTCATCAACACCGACGTGATCGGCACCGAGTTCGGCGGCGTGCTGAAGAACCTGGTGGCGCTCGCGATCGGCATCGTCGACGGCGTCGGCTACGGCGAGAACACGAAGGCGTCGATCATCACCCGCGGCCTCGCGGAGGTCACCGACTTCGCCGTCGCGCACGGCGCAGAGCGCGAGACGCTCGCCGGCCTCGCCGGCCTCGGAGACCTCATCGCGACCTGCGCATCACCGCTCTCGCGCAACTTCACCGCCGGCCGCCTGCTGGGCATGGGCTACTCCCGCACCGACGTCGTCGCCCGCATGGAGCAGGTGGCAGAGGGCCTCGCATCCGTCGACCCCGTCGCACAGCTCGCAGCCGCCAAGGGGGTGCGGATGCCTATCCTCGAGCAGGTGAAGCTGGTGCTCGACGGCGGCATGGACCCGCGCGACATCGCACCACACCTGACGACCGACGACGAGCCGATCGAGGAGTGA
- a CDS encoding D-alanine--D-alanine ligase family protein — protein MPERDQPERAEPVQQVPAQDAEPTRKTRVALLFGGRSSEHTISCATAGSVLEHIDRDRFEVVPIGITREGRFVLQADDPAALALERVPEVTGGEAVLLPDSSTSRAITVTDASGAVRQLVDVDIVFPILHGRFGEDGTVQGMLDLMDVPYVGNGVLASAVAMDKHFAKTVIEHAGIKVAPWMTVSRHEWATDREAVRARLGDFPMPVFVKPARAGSSVGVSRVGTIVEFDAAMALALAEDTRVLVEAGVSGREIEVGVLGGHDGDRPRASLPGEIVLDEGTFYDFDAKYRGLSTARTECPADLDDATVQALQQAAIHAFEAIDGSGLARVDFFVSPEHGIVLNEVNTMPGFTSISMFPVVWQASGIGYGELITELIELGLQADR, from the coding sequence GTGCCAGAGCGAGACCAGCCGGAGCGCGCTGAGCCTGTGCAGCAGGTGCCTGCGCAGGACGCCGAGCCGACCCGCAAGACCCGAGTCGCGCTGCTGTTCGGCGGCCGCTCGAGCGAGCACACCATCTCGTGCGCGACCGCTGGCAGCGTGCTCGAGCACATCGACCGCGACCGCTTCGAGGTGGTGCCGATCGGCATCACCCGCGAGGGCCGCTTCGTGCTGCAGGCCGACGACCCCGCCGCGCTCGCGCTCGAGCGCGTGCCGGAGGTCACCGGCGGCGAGGCCGTGCTGCTGCCCGACTCGAGCACCTCGCGGGCGATCACGGTGACGGATGCCTCCGGTGCCGTGCGCCAGCTGGTCGACGTCGACATCGTGTTCCCCATCCTGCACGGCCGCTTCGGCGAGGACGGCACGGTGCAGGGCATGCTCGACCTGATGGACGTGCCCTACGTCGGCAACGGCGTGCTCGCCAGCGCGGTCGCGATGGACAAGCACTTCGCCAAGACCGTCATCGAGCACGCGGGCATCAAGGTCGCACCGTGGATGACGGTGTCGCGCCACGAGTGGGCGACCGACCGCGAGGCTGTGCGGGCACGCCTGGGCGACTTCCCGATGCCTGTGTTCGTGAAGCCCGCGCGCGCCGGCTCCTCGGTGGGGGTCAGCCGGGTCGGGACGATCGTCGAGTTCGACGCCGCGATGGCGCTCGCGCTCGCAGAGGACACCCGTGTGCTCGTGGAAGCGGGAGTCTCGGGCCGCGAGATCGAGGTCGGCGTGCTCGGCGGGCACGACGGCGATCGTCCGCGTGCCTCGCTGCCGGGCGAGATCGTGCTCGACGAGGGCACCTTCTACGACTTCGACGCGAAGTACCGGGGCCTGTCGACGGCGCGCACCGAGTGCCCTGCCGATCTCGACGACGCCACGGTCCAGGCGCTGCAGCAGGCAGCCATCCACGCGTTCGAGGCGATCGATGGCTCCGGCCTCGCGCGCGTCGACTTCTTCGTCTCACCGGAGCACGGCATCGTGCTCAACGAGGTGAACACGATGCCCGGCTTCACCTCGATCTCGATGTTCCCGGTCGTGTGGCAGGCCTCGGGGATCGGCTACGGCGAGCTCATCACCGAGCTGATCGAGCTGGGGCTGCAGGCAGATCGCTAG